A window from Agrobacterium tumefaciens encodes these proteins:
- a CDS encoding amino acid ABC transporter permease encodes MSYSLDFSAVIERLPELLLACLATIGLAIAGMSLATVIGVLGVVARRSRFKLLRGLVIGFVEAIRNTPFLVQIFFIFFALPQIGIKLNPTVTAIIALALNGGAYAIEIIRGGVDSIPKGQVEAGLALGLHRAQIFRHIILKPALRAVYPSLTSQFIMLTLTTSVCTSIAAYELTSVAQKIEADTFRSFEVYFSITLLYLVISSLMMGIFALISRASFSYPVK; translated from the coding sequence ATGTCTTACAGTCTCGATTTTTCGGCGGTCATCGAGCGCCTGCCCGAGCTGCTTTTGGCCTGTCTTGCGACAATCGGCCTGGCGATTGCCGGCATGTCGCTCGCGACAGTCATCGGCGTTCTCGGCGTCGTTGCCCGCCGTTCGCGCTTCAAGCTGCTGCGCGGGCTCGTCATCGGTTTTGTGGAAGCCATCCGCAACACGCCGTTTCTGGTGCAGATATTCTTCATCTTCTTCGCCCTGCCGCAGATCGGCATCAAGCTCAACCCGACGGTCACCGCCATCATCGCGCTCGCTCTCAACGGTGGCGCCTATGCGATTGAAATCATTCGCGGCGGGGTTGATTCCATTCCCAAGGGCCAGGTGGAAGCGGGGCTGGCACTCGGCCTGCACCGCGCGCAGATTTTCCGCCACATCATCTTAAAGCCGGCGCTGCGGGCGGTTTATCCCTCGCTCACCAGCCAGTTCATCATGCTGACGCTGACCACCTCGGTCTGTACGTCGATCGCGGCTTACGAGCTGACCTCGGTGGCGCAGAAGATCGAGGCGGATACGTTCCGTTCCTTCGAGGTCTATTTCTCGATCACGCTGCTTTATCTGGTCATTTCCTCGCTGATGATGGGCATTTTCGCGCTCATCTCGCGCGCATCCTTCAGCTATCCGGTCAAGTGA
- the pcaC gene encoding 4-carboxymuconolactone decarboxylase codes for MADHIDNNERFEQGMKTRRAVLGDAHVDRAQTLTTGFDQPFQQLITEGAWGTVWSGNHFTKRERSIVTIALLAALGQDEELAMHVRATVNTGATEADIREALLHVAIYAGVPAANHAFKIAKLALASMKADSSPDNSGDGEETK; via the coding sequence ATGGCGGACCATATCGACAACAACGAACGTTTCGAACAGGGCATGAAAACCCGCCGCGCGGTGCTGGGCGACGCCCATGTCGACCGCGCACAGACCCTGACGACCGGCTTCGACCAGCCTTTCCAGCAACTCATCACCGAGGGTGCATGGGGCACGGTCTGGTCCGGCAACCACTTCACGAAGCGCGAACGCTCGATCGTCACCATCGCCCTGCTGGCAGCACTGGGGCAGGATGAGGAACTGGCCATGCATGTGCGCGCCACCGTCAATACCGGCGCCACGGAGGCGGATATTCGCGAGGCGCTGCTGCATGTCGCGATCTATGCGGGCGTTCCCGCCGCCAACCATGCTTTCAAGATTGCCAAGCTTGCCCTGGCTAGCATGAAGGCCGATAGTTCTCCTGATAATTCTGGCGATGGGGAGGAGACGAAATGA
- a CDS encoding amino acid ABC transporter ATP-binding protein, whose translation MSQSSAAQAPLIALEGVGKWYGAFHALKGVNMTVRKGEKIVLCGPSGSGKSTLIRCINHLEEIQEGKITVEGTTLSDSSRAIDAVRREVGMVFQSFNLFPHKTIMENCTLAPMRVKGLSKADAEATARKYLERVRILNQADKYPAQLSGGQQQRAAIARALCMEPKAMLFDEPTSALDPEMVKEVLDTMIGLARDGMTMICVTHEMGFARQVADRVVFMSEGEIIEEGPPEEFFRDPKHQRTRTFLGEILAHH comes from the coding sequence ATGTCGCAATCCTCCGCCGCACAGGCTCCGCTGATCGCCCTTGAAGGGGTTGGAAAGTGGTATGGAGCCTTCCATGCGCTGAAAGGCGTCAACATGACGGTTCGCAAGGGCGAGAAGATCGTTCTTTGCGGCCCGTCGGGTTCGGGCAAATCCACCCTTATCCGCTGCATCAATCATCTGGAGGAAATCCAGGAGGGCAAGATCACCGTCGAGGGCACCACGCTGTCGGATTCCAGCCGCGCCATCGATGCGGTTCGCCGCGAAGTGGGCATGGTGTTCCAGAGCTTCAATCTCTTCCCGCACAAGACCATCATGGAAAACTGTACCCTTGCCCCCATGCGGGTGAAGGGTCTTTCCAAGGCCGATGCCGAGGCGACGGCGCGCAAATATCTCGAGCGCGTGCGTATCCTTAACCAGGCCGACAAATATCCGGCACAGCTTTCCGGCGGGCAGCAGCAACGTGCAGCCATCGCCCGGGCGCTCTGCATGGAACCGAAGGCCATGCTGTTCGACGAGCCAACCTCGGCGCTCGACCCGGAAATGGTGAAAGAAGTGCTCGACACCATGATCGGCCTTGCCCGTGACGGCATGACGATGATCTGCGTGACCCATGAAATGGGTTTCGCCCGGCAGGTGGCCGACCGCGTGGTCTTCATGTCGGAAGGCGAGATCATCGAGGAAGGCCCGCCGGAAGAATTCTTCCGCGATCCCAAGCACCAGCGTACGCGCACGTTCCTCGGCGAAATTCTCGCCCACCACTGA
- the aroQ gene encoding type II 3-dehydroquinate dehydratase yields the protein MSLFTILNGPNLNLLGQRQPEIYGYETLADVEADCRGIAEATGHALFFAQSNREYELIDWIHEARGKSAGIVINPGAFTHTSVAILDALNAFEAPVIEVHISNIHKREVFRHHSYVSTRAEGVIAGLGIEGYGVALRHLINRLSRSA from the coding sequence ATGAGCCTTTTCACGATCCTGAACGGCCCGAACCTCAACCTGCTCGGCCAGCGCCAGCCGGAAATCTACGGCTACGAGACACTCGCCGATGTCGAGGCCGATTGCCGTGGAATCGCCGAAGCCACCGGCCACGCTCTATTTTTTGCCCAGAGCAACCGGGAATATGAGCTGATCGACTGGATCCACGAAGCCCGCGGCAAGTCCGCAGGCATTGTCATCAATCCCGGCGCCTTTACCCACACGTCAGTGGCGATCCTCGATGCGCTGAACGCTTTCGAGGCGCCGGTCATCGAAGTTCATATTTCCAACATCCATAAACGCGAGGTCTTCCGGCACCATTCCTATGTCTCGACCCGTGCCGAAGGCGTGATCGCCGGTCTCGGCATCGAAGGTTACGGGGTGGCGCTACGCCACCTTATCAACCGTCTTTCCCGATCCGCGTAA
- the pcaQ gene encoding pca operon transcription factor PcaQ, which produces MVDQRIKFRHLQTFVEVARQKSVIRAAEILHVSQPAVTKTIRELEEILGVSLFDREGRGIRISRYGEVFLRHAGATMTALRQAVDSVSQEAARAGPPVRVGALPTVSVRIMPKAMAGFLAEKTGSPVKIVTGENAVLLEQLRVGDLDLVVGRLAAPQKMAGFSFEHLYSEKVRFVVRAGHPLLSPGLSVFDHLHEYPVLMPTRQSVIGPVVEQFLIANGVPALPIRIETVSDAFGRAFLRTSDAIWIISEGVVAADVADGILAILPVETGDTSGPVGLTVRADTQPSLPMSLLMQAIREAAGELLDGKTEATPQ; this is translated from the coding sequence ATGGTCGACCAGCGTATCAAGTTTCGCCACCTGCAGACTTTCGTGGAGGTGGCCCGGCAGAAAAGCGTCATCCGCGCCGCCGAAATCCTGCATGTCAGCCAGCCGGCGGTGACGAAGACCATTCGCGAACTGGAAGAGATTCTCGGCGTCTCGCTTTTCGACCGGGAAGGGCGCGGCATTCGCATCAGCCGCTACGGGGAGGTCTTCCTGCGCCATGCCGGTGCGACGATGACGGCGCTGCGGCAGGCGGTCGATTCGGTATCGCAGGAGGCGGCCCGCGCCGGCCCGCCGGTGCGAGTTGGCGCTCTGCCGACCGTGTCCGTCCGCATCATGCCAAAAGCGATGGCCGGTTTTCTCGCGGAAAAGACCGGTAGCCCGGTGAAGATCGTGACGGGTGAAAACGCCGTTCTGCTGGAGCAGCTGCGGGTCGGCGATCTCGATCTCGTCGTTGGGCGTCTCGCCGCGCCGCAGAAAATGGCGGGCTTTTCCTTCGAGCATCTTTATTCGGAAAAGGTGCGCTTCGTGGTGCGCGCCGGTCATCCGCTTTTATCGCCTGGCCTCTCGGTGTTCGATCACCTGCATGAATATCCGGTGCTGATGCCGACGCGGCAATCCGTCATCGGCCCCGTCGTCGAGCAGTTTTTGATCGCCAACGGCGTTCCAGCGCTGCCGATCCGCATCGAAACCGTATCGGACGCCTTCGGCCGCGCCTTCCTGCGCACCAGCGATGCTATCTGGATCATCTCGGAGGGCGTGGTGGCGGCGGATGTGGCTGACGGCATTTTGGCTATCCTGCCAGTCGAGACCGGCGATACCAGCGGCCCGGTGGGGCTGACGGTCCGGGCCGATACGCAGCCCTCGCTGCCGATGTCGCTGCTGATGCAGGCCATCCGCGAGGCGGCGGGCGAGTTGCTGGATGGGAAGACGGAGGCCACCCCTCAGTAA
- a CDS encoding transporter substrate-binding domain-containing protein, with amino-acid sequence MKTTNMKFSRRALLALAAVTVALPFVAPVDAFAGTVEEAKAKGKVVIGIQGDNSPWGFVNSTGVQDGLDADIGKAFAEYLGVKVEFVPLAVANRIPALLTGKVDVLFATMAMTAERAKSIQYSKPYVGNVFSVYGPKDKKIAGFDDLTSLNVGVPKSSAMDTAITAGAGSKANILRFDDDAANIQALISGQVEAVGGNMFYGDRLNKAAEGKYESKFDLTTMYNGAGTRPGEKDWNETINAFLDKIKSDGQLAKIYDKWMKRDIPAFPESLPDIPFTVK; translated from the coding sequence ATGAAAACTACCAATATGAAATTCTCACGCCGCGCCCTGCTCGCGCTCGCCGCGGTAACGGTTGCCCTGCCTTTCGTCGCACCGGTCGATGCTTTCGCCGGCACGGTGGAAGAGGCCAAGGCCAAGGGCAAGGTCGTCATCGGCATTCAGGGCGATAACTCGCCCTGGGGCTTCGTCAATTCCACCGGCGTGCAGGATGGTCTCGATGCAGATATCGGCAAGGCCTTTGCCGAGTATCTCGGTGTGAAGGTGGAATTCGTGCCGCTCGCCGTGGCCAACCGCATCCCGGCACTTTTGACCGGCAAGGTCGACGTGCTTTTCGCCACCATGGCCATGACCGCCGAACGCGCCAAGAGCATTCAATATTCCAAGCCCTACGTCGGCAACGTGTTTTCCGTCTACGGCCCGAAGGACAAAAAGATCGCCGGCTTTGACGATCTGACCAGCCTCAACGTCGGCGTGCCGAAATCGAGCGCCATGGATACGGCCATCACCGCCGGCGCGGGTTCCAAGGCCAATATTCTGCGCTTCGATGATGACGCCGCTAATATTCAGGCGCTGATTTCCGGCCAGGTCGAAGCGGTCGGCGGCAACATGTTTTACGGCGACCGGCTGAACAAGGCCGCCGAGGGCAAATACGAATCGAAGTTCGATCTGACGACGATGTATAACGGCGCCGGCACACGTCCAGGCGAAAAGGACTGGAACGAGACCATCAATGCCTTCCTCGACAAGATCAAGTCGGATGGCCAGCTCGCCAAGATCTACGACAAGTGGATGAAGCGTGACATTCCGGCCTTCCCTGAAAGCCTGCCGGATATTCCTTTCACCGTGAAGTGA
- a CDS encoding amino acid ABC transporter permease, translating into MASIGPNELFFLMQGLKWTLALTLIGFIGGGVFGLCVALARVADSPAIQRASTAFIAVFQGTPLLMQLFVVYYGVALAGLNVDAWIAVAIAFTLHASAFLGEIWRGGIQAVPKGQTEAANALGLHYVSRMKDVVLPQAFKISLPATIGFLVQLIKGTSLAAIVGFVELSRAGQIVSNQTFRPLTVFAIVGIIYFLICWPLSLWGAGVEKRLQAASR; encoded by the coding sequence ATGGCATCCATCGGTCCCAACGAACTCTTCTTCCTGATGCAAGGCCTGAAATGGACCCTTGCGCTGACCTTGATCGGCTTCATCGGCGGCGGTGTCTTCGGCCTTTGCGTGGCGCTTGCCCGCGTCGCGGACAGCCCGGCAATCCAGCGTGCCAGCACGGCTTTCATCGCCGTTTTCCAGGGCACGCCGCTCCTGATGCAGCTTTTCGTGGTTTATTACGGCGTGGCGCTTGCGGGCCTCAATGTCGATGCCTGGATCGCGGTCGCCATCGCCTTTACCCTGCATGCCAGCGCCTTTCTCGGTGAAATCTGGCGCGGCGGCATCCAGGCGGTACCGAAGGGCCAGACGGAAGCCGCCAATGCGCTCGGCCTGCACTACGTGTCGCGCATGAAGGACGTAGTTCTGCCGCAGGCCTTCAAGATTTCGCTGCCGGCCACCATCGGTTTCCTCGTGCAGCTCATCAAGGGCACCTCGCTTGCGGCAATCGTCGGCTTCGTCGAGCTGTCGCGCGCCGGCCAGATCGTCTCCAACCAGACGTTCCGTCCGCTCACCGTCTTCGCCATCGTCGGCATCATCTATTTCCTGATCTGCTGGCCGCTTTCCTTGTGGGGCGCCGGCGTTGAAAAGCGGCTGCAGGCCGCGTCCCGCTAA
- the pcaG gene encoding protocatechuate 3,4-dioxygenase subunit alpha: protein MVQPLNYFKETASQTAGPYVHIGCTPNFVGIEGVFEKDLGSGPLYNDKARGERISVRGTVYDGAGMALKDALIEIWQADTDGYYNSPSETRGKADPNFIGWGRSPGDMDTGEFVFETIKPGTVPFRDGRPMAPHITFWIVARGINIGLQTRMYFPEEQEANAADPVLARIEQKSRIPTLVAKKEEGNVYRFDIRLQGEGETVFFDI, encoded by the coding sequence ATGGTTCAGCCGCTCAACTATTTCAAGGAAACCGCCTCGCAGACGGCAGGCCCCTATGTGCATATCGGCTGCACGCCGAATTTCGTCGGCATCGAAGGCGTCTTCGAAAAGGATCTGGGTTCCGGTCCGCTTTATAACGACAAGGCGCGCGGTGAGCGCATCAGTGTGCGCGGCACGGTCTATGACGGCGCAGGAATGGCGCTGAAGGACGCGCTGATCGAAATCTGGCAGGCGGATACCGACGGTTATTACAACAGCCCCAGCGAAACCCGCGGCAAGGCCGACCCGAACTTCATCGGCTGGGGCCGCTCGCCGGGTGACATGGACACCGGCGAATTCGTCTTCGAGACCATCAAGCCCGGCACGGTGCCGTTCCGCGATGGCCGGCCGATGGCGCCGCACATCACCTTCTGGATCGTTGCCCGCGGCATCAATATCGGCCTGCAGACCCGCATGTATTTCCCGGAGGAACAGGAGGCCAATGCGGCCGACCCGGTTCTTGCCCGCATCGAGCAGAAAAGCCGCATCCCCACGCTTGTCGCCAAAAAGGAGGAAGGCAACGTCTATCGTTTCGATATCCGCCTTCAGGGCGAAGGCGAAACCGTGTTTTTCGATATCTGA
- the pcaD gene encoding 3-oxoadipate enol-lactonase, whose protein sequence is MHFLRCGETVIHYRVKGLDSGKPVIAFINSLGTDFRIWDTVIEALGDDYAYVLHDKRGHGLSDVGRTPYSIDDHAGDLIALLDHLGVKNAVIWGLSVGGLIAQGLYAHRPDLVRALVLSNTAHKIGTTEMWNARIDKIAADGLASLVDPVMERWFTPAFREPENAAYAGARNMLSQQPEAGYSGTCAAIRDADFTEAAGRIAAPTLCIAGDQDGSTPPELVQALAGLIPASRFVTIAGCGHIPCLEQPLAYARAASIFLKTLPEH, encoded by the coding sequence ATGCATTTTCTGCGCTGCGGCGAGACTGTGATCCATTATCGCGTCAAGGGATTGGACAGCGGTAAGCCTGTCATCGCCTTCATCAATTCGCTCGGCACCGATTTCCGCATCTGGGATACGGTGATCGAAGCGCTCGGCGATGACTATGCCTATGTGCTGCACGACAAGCGCGGCCATGGGCTTTCCGATGTCGGGCGCACTCCCTATTCGATAGACGATCACGCCGGCGACCTGATTGCGCTTCTCGATCATCTCGGCGTGAAAAACGCCGTCATCTGGGGATTGTCGGTCGGTGGCCTCATTGCGCAGGGGCTTTATGCGCACCGGCCCGATCTCGTCCGTGCACTGGTGCTCAGCAATACCGCCCACAAGATCGGCACGACTGAGATGTGGAATGCCCGTATCGACAAGATCGCCGCCGATGGCCTCGCCTCGCTGGTCGATCCTGTCATGGAGCGATGGTTCACGCCCGCCTTCCGCGAGCCTGAGAACGCCGCCTATGCCGGTGCCCGCAACATGCTCTCGCAACAGCCGGAGGCCGGCTACAGTGGCACCTGCGCCGCCATTCGCGATGCGGATTTTACCGAAGCGGCCGGGCGCATCGCCGCGCCGACGCTCTGTATTGCGGGTGATCAGGACGGTTCCACCCCGCCGGAGCTGGTGCAGGCGCTGGCGGGCCTCATCCCCGCGAGCCGCTTCGTCACCATCGCCGGCTGCGGCCACATTCCCTGCCTTGAACAACCGCTCGCCTACGCGCGGGCGGCTTCCATTTTTCTGAAGACCTTGCCGGAGCATTGA
- a CDS encoding shikimate dehydrogenase: MTEKTSFKVGLIGADIQLSKSPALHMREGAAHGLDYSYELVDVTVRKLPQSALPALLDELEARGFAGTNITHPFKQAVIPHLHELSDDARMLGAVNTVVFRDGRRIGHNTDWYGFYESFVRGLPDAKRDRALLVGAGGAGVAVAHAALKLDIIRLDIVDRDFPRADRLADELNARFGEGRAFAVKDPADSLPFADGLIHATPMGMPAHPGMPVAAELIQQKHWVADIVYMPLVTELLATAASKGCRTLPGGGMTVFQAVGAFRLFCGHEPDAKRMTAHFTELCMAEGVA; this comes from the coding sequence ATGACAGAAAAAACATCCTTCAAGGTCGGCCTGATAGGCGCCGATATCCAGCTTTCCAAATCGCCCGCGCTGCATATGCGCGAAGGTGCGGCCCACGGCCTCGATTATTCCTATGAGCTTGTGGATGTCACCGTCCGCAAACTGCCGCAGAGTGCTCTTCCCGCTCTTCTCGACGAGCTGGAGGCGCGCGGTTTTGCCGGGACGAACATCACCCATCCCTTCAAGCAGGCCGTTATTCCGCATCTGCATGAACTCTCCGACGATGCCCGCATGCTGGGCGCGGTCAACACCGTCGTCTTCCGGGACGGACGCCGCATCGGCCACAATACCGACTGGTACGGTTTTTACGAAAGCTTTGTGCGCGGCCTGCCGGATGCGAAGCGCGACCGGGCACTTCTGGTCGGCGCGGGTGGGGCCGGCGTTGCGGTGGCCCATGCCGCATTGAAGCTCGATATTATCAGGCTCGATATTGTCGACCGGGATTTTCCACGAGCAGACCGTTTGGCCGACGAGCTCAATGCCCGTTTTGGCGAAGGCCGTGCCTTCGCGGTCAAAGACCCGGCCGACTCGCTGCCCTTTGCCGATGGTCTCATCCATGCCACGCCGATGGGCATGCCGGCCCATCCCGGCATGCCGGTTGCGGCCGAGCTGATCCAACAAAAGCACTGGGTCGCCGATATCGTCTATATGCCGCTGGTGACCGAGCTTCTGGCGACCGCGGCCAGCAAGGGGTGCCGCACCCTGCCCGGCGGCGGCATGACCGTGTTCCAGGCCGTCGGCGCATTTCGCCTCTTCTGCGGCCACGAGCCGGATGCGAAGCGCATGACAGCGCATTTCACCGAACTTTGCATGGCGGAGGGTGTGGCATGA
- the pcaH gene encoding protocatechuate 3,4-dioxygenase subunit beta yields MSNQPPETGPFFARNRDIHPLAYAPGYKTSILRSPQRALISLEGTKSEITGPVFGHGMLNPLDNDLILNYARPGEMPIGPRLLVHGRVLDERGRGVDGALVEFWQANAGGRYRHKKESYLAAIDPNFGGVGRTITDENGYYWFKTIQPGAYPWPNGVNDWRPAHIHFSVFGHGFAQRLITQMYFEGDPLIWKCPIVKTIPDEDAIKRLIAPLDMNATLPMDMLAYKFDIVLRGRRSTLFENRMEGN; encoded by the coding sequence ATGAGCAATCAGCCGCCTGAAACCGGGCCTTTCTTCGCGCGCAACCGTGATATTCATCCACTCGCCTATGCGCCCGGCTACAAGACCTCGATCCTGCGCTCGCCGCAGCGCGCTCTGATTTCGCTTGAGGGCACCAAAAGCGAGATTACCGGCCCCGTCTTCGGCCATGGCATGCTGAACCCGCTGGATAACGATCTCATCCTCAACTATGCCCGCCCCGGCGAAATGCCCATCGGCCCGCGCCTTCTGGTACATGGCCGGGTGCTGGACGAGCGCGGCCGCGGCGTGGATGGCGCGCTGGTGGAATTCTGGCAGGCCAATGCCGGCGGTCGTTACCGCCACAAGAAGGAAAGTTATCTCGCCGCCATCGATCCGAATTTCGGCGGCGTCGGCCGGACGATCACGGATGAGAACGGCTATTACTGGTTCAAGACCATCCAGCCCGGCGCTTATCCTTGGCCGAACGGCGTCAATGACTGGCGGCCGGCTCATATCCATTTCTCGGTCTTCGGCCATGGCTTTGCGCAGCGGCTGATCACTCAGATGTATTTCGAGGGCGATCCGCTGATCTGGAAATGTCCGATCGTAAAGACCATTCCGGACGAGGATGCGATCAAAAGGCTGATCGCGCCGCTGGACATGAATGCGACACTGCCGATGGATATGCTGGCCTATAAGTTCGATATCGTTCTGCGCGGCCGCCGCTCGACCCTTTTCGAAAACCGCATGGAGGGCAACTGA
- a CDS encoding 3-carboxy-cis,cis-muconate cycloisomerase codes for MSLSPFEHPFLSGLFGDSEIVELFSARADIDAMVRFETALAQAQAGTGIISEDVAKAIVSGLSEFAADMTALRHGVAKDGVVVPELVRQMRATVAGKAAEKVHFGATSQDVIDTGLMLRLKAAAEIIAVRLGRLIDTLGDLASRDGHNALTGYTRMQAAIGITVDDRAASWIAPLERHLLRLETFAQSGFALQFGGAAGTLEKFGDKAGTVRADLARRLGLADRPQWQSQRDGIAEFSNILSLVTGALGKFGQDIALMAELGTEIRLSGGGGSSAMPHKQNPVNAETLVALARFNAVQISALHQSLVHEQERSGAGWMLEWLSLPQMVTATGASLLIAERLAAQIDRLGTDEN; via the coding sequence ATGAGCCTTTCCCCCTTCGAGCATCCGTTCCTGTCAGGCCTTTTCGGCGATAGTGAGATCGTCGAGCTGTTTTCGGCAAGGGCGGATATCGACGCCATGGTCCGTTTCGAGACGGCTCTGGCGCAGGCGCAAGCCGGGACAGGCATCATCTCCGAGGATGTGGCGAAGGCAATCGTCTCGGGGCTTTCGGAGTTTGCCGCCGATATGACCGCCCTTCGTCATGGCGTCGCGAAAGACGGCGTGGTGGTGCCTGAACTCGTGCGGCAGATGCGGGCAACCGTCGCCGGCAAGGCGGCGGAAAAGGTGCATTTCGGCGCAACCAGCCAGGATGTCATCGATACCGGCCTGATGCTCCGGCTGAAGGCTGCAGCCGAAATCATCGCCGTCCGGCTTGGCCGTCTCATCGACACGCTGGGCGACCTCGCCTCCCGCGACGGCCATAACGCGCTTACCGGTTATACCCGCATGCAGGCCGCCATCGGCATCACGGTGGACGACCGCGCGGCAAGCTGGATCGCGCCGCTTGAGCGCCACCTGCTCAGGCTCGAAACCTTCGCGCAGAGCGGTTTTGCCCTGCAATTTGGCGGCGCTGCCGGCACGCTGGAAAAGTTCGGCGACAAGGCCGGAACCGTACGCGCCGATCTCGCCAGGCGGCTCGGCCTTGCCGACAGGCCGCAATGGCAGAGCCAGCGCGACGGTATCGCCGAATTCAGCAATATTCTCTCGCTCGTCACCGGAGCGCTCGGCAAGTTCGGGCAGGATATCGCCCTGATGGCCGAACTCGGTACGGAAATCCGCCTGTCCGGCGGCGGCGGTTCTTCGGCCATGCCGCACAAGCAAAATCCGGTCAATGCCGAAACGCTGGTGGCGCTCGCCCGCTTTAATGCGGTGCAAATCTCCGCGCTGCACCAGTCGCTCGTGCATGAGCAGGAACGATCCGGCGCGGGCTGGATGCTGGAATGGCTGTCGCTTCCGCAAATGGTGACGGCAACGGGTGCCTCGTTGCTGATCGCCGAACGACTGGCAGCGCAGATAGACAGGCTCGGCACAGACGAAAACTAG
- a CDS encoding transporter substrate-binding domain-containing protein has product MGIFETKTRWRTALAVGLAALLPILTPAGTNARTLEEAKASGKIVIGIQGDNAPWGFINSSGVQEGYDADLARGFAEYLGLKVEFVPLAVANRIPSLRTGKVDALFASMGMTPERAKNVQYAQPYAHNVMSVYATKDRKIANFDDLTGMTVGAPKSSPMDTALTAGAGTKANILRFDDDAATIQAILSGQIEAIGGNQFYGDRLAAAGGKDYEVKFDLVTLYNSAATRPGEKDWNEALNAWLDKAKANGDLAKVYAKWMKRPVPDFPASLPDIPYTIN; this is encoded by the coding sequence ATGGGAATCTTTGAGACAAAGACACGTTGGCGCACGGCCCTCGCAGTCGGATTGGCAGCATTGCTGCCGATCCTGACGCCTGCAGGGACAAATGCACGAACGCTGGAAGAAGCAAAAGCCAGCGGCAAGATCGTGATCGGCATTCAGGGCGACAATGCGCCCTGGGGCTTCATCAATTCATCCGGCGTGCAGGAAGGCTACGATGCCGATCTGGCCAGGGGTTTTGCGGAGTATCTTGGACTGAAAGTGGAATTCGTGCCGCTTGCCGTAGCCAACCGCATTCCTTCGCTCCGCACCGGTAAGGTCGATGCCCTGTTCGCGTCGATGGGGATGACGCCGGAACGTGCGAAGAATGTACAATATGCGCAGCCTTACGCGCATAACGTCATGTCGGTCTATGCCACGAAAGACAGGAAGATCGCCAATTTCGACGATCTCACGGGAATGACCGTCGGCGCGCCGAAATCCAGTCCGATGGATACGGCGTTGACCGCAGGTGCCGGCACCAAGGCCAATATTCTGCGCTTCGATGACGACGCCGCCACCATCCAGGCGATCCTGTCGGGCCAGATCGAGGCGATCGGCGGCAACCAGTTTTATGGCGACCGTCTCGCGGCGGCCGGCGGCAAGGATTACGAGGTGAAGTTCGACCTCGTGACCCTCTACAACAGCGCCGCCACGCGCCCCGGTGAAAAGGACTGGAACGAAGCGCTCAACGCCTGGCTCGACAAGGCCAAGGCCAATGGCGATCTCGCAAAAGTCTATGCCAAATGGATGAAGCGCCCGGTTCCGGACTTCCCGGCCTCGCTTCCCGACATTCCCTACACCATCAACTAA